From the genome of Candidatus Chlamydia corallus, one region includes:
- a CDS encoding 1-acyl-sn-glycerol-3-phosphate acyltransferase, giving the protein MQFSRYLRHAFDNQYLPEPLHQQFSVFHQNYIDAAIRKSASAQAEALCLQWVKVIIEDLKNPFIFPPYHKKIRAPIDLFRLGIDFFSLVTDDKNSRILNLQRLKEIQEYITRGDNVVLLANHQTECDPQLMYYTLGKTHPELMEKMIFVAGDRVTSDPLARPFSMGCDLLCIYSKRHIASPPELREEKLLHNQKSMQILKTLLHEGGKFIYVAPAGGRDRKNKEGKLYPSEFSPESIEMFRLLAKASDQITHFYPFALKTYDILPPPPKIEDAIGEDRAIFFAPVFFNFGDELFFDQLCSQEELVNCDKRTQRTLRAEKVFSIVKNLYEEL; this is encoded by the coding sequence ATGCAGTTTTCTAGGTATTTACGACATGCTTTTGATAATCAGTATCTCCCAGAGCCTTTACATCAACAATTTTCTGTTTTTCATCAGAATTACATTGATGCGGCTATAAGAAAATCTGCGTCTGCTCAAGCTGAAGCACTATGCTTACAATGGGTAAAAGTTATCATTGAAGACCTCAAAAACCCTTTTATCTTTCCTCCCTATCATAAAAAAATTCGTGCACCTATAGATCTATTTCGTTTGGGTATAGATTTTTTCTCTTTAGTCACTGACGACAAAAATTCTCGCATTTTAAACCTTCAGCGTCTTAAGGAAATTCAGGAATATATTACTAGGGGAGATAACGTTGTTCTCCTTGCAAATCACCAGACAGAATGCGATCCTCAACTCATGTACTATACCTTAGGAAAAACACATCCTGAATTAATGGAAAAAATGATTTTTGTAGCTGGAGATCGAGTGACTTCGGATCCCCTAGCACGCCCGTTTAGTATGGGATGTGATTTATTGTGTATTTATTCTAAGCGTCATATTGCCAGCCCACCAGAACTTCGGGAAGAAAAGCTCCTTCACAATCAGAAAAGCATGCAAATTTTAAAGACTCTGTTACATGAGGGCGGTAAATTTATTTACGTGGCCCCTGCAGGAGGTCGTGACAGAAAAAATAAAGAAGGAAAGTTATATCCTTCGGAATTCTCTCCAGAAAGTATTGAAATGTTTCGTTTATTAGCTAAGGCTTCTGATCAAATTACGCATTTCTATCCTTTTGCTTTGAAAACCTACGATATCCTCCCCCCCCCTCCAAAAATAGAAGATGCGATTGGAGAAGATCGAGCAATTTTCTTTGCTCCTGTTTTCTTCAATTTCGGAGATGAATTGTTCTTTGATCAATTATGTTCACAAGAAGAACTTGTTAACTGCGATAAACGTACTCAAAGAACATTGAGAGCAGAAAAAGTATTTTCTATTGTAAAAAATCTATATGAGGAACTGTAA
- a CDS encoding insulinase family protein gives MFWKILCPILICASLCITSCKQRFQIIPNECPLQVSTPAAANQKIEKIICSNGLPLLIISDPNFPTSGAALLVKTGNNADPEESPGMAHFTEHCVFLGNEKYPDVSGFPGFLSANNGMYNAFTSSNRTTFIFSVENSAFSEALDQFVHLFIHPKFRQEDLDREKYAVHQEFAAHPLSDSRRVHRIQQLIAPQNHPCARFGCGNASTLTSVTGEKMAEWFNLHYSPENMCAIAYTSDPLSKATKQLSKIFSQIPRSQNYEKQKPFFPSGDTSSLKKLYINQAIQPTPNLEIYWHIYDSSPSIPLGCYKALAEVLRNESENSLMSVLKKEQLVTNLDVEFYRSSLNTGEFYISYQLTEKGDEHYSKVIDYTFQYLRYIQEHGIPSYTLEEISTINALNYCYSSKGPLFDLLCKQIVSLANEDLSTYPYHTLVYSRYSSQDESLLLNLVSDPEQARYVLSSKNPKNWEGARELYDPIFNMTYHAKALDHVKDYGKVPSIEHMALPKPNIFIPKEVTLPGVHLLKKQEFPFAPVLSYQGDKLTVYHCEDCYYTAPKLSSQIRIRSAQISRSAPQPLVATELYCLALNDHLLREYYPATTAGLSFTCGLGGDGIDLRISGYAATVPGLLHSILTSLPNLEINEGTFSVYKKQLLELYQGSLLNCPIRAGLDQAISQVMKGTYSNTTKLAALEELTFSQFQVFTSNVFNSVHLEAMVLGNLSEEEKKGYIATLQAFTASRSAHTIKPFYYELQSKRVAEIHHNYPLTANGMLLLLQDENSPSIQGKVCAEMLFEWLHHITFEELRTQQQLGYMVGARYQEFASRPFGFLYIRSDAYSPEELFDKTSTFLKKISASPENFGMSQEKFANIRKAYINKLLEPEHSLDIMNSALFSLAFERPSAEFSTPDLKIAAAKALTYKDFLNYCQCFLTNELGTKTSVYIRGTEKNT, from the coding sequence ATGTTTTGGAAAATTTTATGTCCTATTTTAATTTGCGCCTCACTGTGCATAACATCTTGTAAACAACGGTTCCAGATCATCCCTAACGAGTGTCCTTTACAAGTCTCCACTCCAGCTGCTGCGAATCAGAAAATTGAAAAAATTATTTGTAGTAACGGCCTACCTCTTCTCATTATTTCAGATCCCAATTTTCCTACCTCAGGAGCCGCTCTTCTTGTAAAAACAGGAAACAATGCTGATCCCGAAGAATCTCCTGGGATGGCACATTTCACAGAGCACTGTGTCTTTCTTGGAAATGAAAAGTATCCTGATGTTTCTGGTTTCCCTGGATTTTTAAGTGCCAATAACGGGATGTATAATGCATTTACTTCATCAAATAGAACTACCTTTATATTTTCGGTAGAGAATTCTGCTTTTTCTGAAGCTCTGGACCAATTTGTTCATTTATTTATTCATCCAAAGTTTCGTCAAGAAGATCTTGATAGAGAAAAGTACGCGGTACATCAAGAATTCGCTGCCCATCCTCTTTCTGACAGCAGACGTGTTCATCGTATTCAGCAGCTTATTGCTCCTCAAAATCATCCCTGCGCCCGCTTTGGTTGTGGCAATGCCTCAACCCTAACTTCCGTAACAGGAGAGAAAATGGCTGAGTGGTTTAATCTACATTATTCTCCCGAAAATATGTGTGCAATTGCTTACACCTCCGATCCTCTTTCTAAAGCAACAAAACAGTTATCAAAGATCTTTTCTCAGATTCCTAGATCACAAAATTATGAGAAACAAAAGCCTTTTTTTCCTTCTGGAGACACTTCGTCATTAAAAAAGCTCTATATTAACCAAGCAATTCAGCCCACCCCTAATCTAGAGATTTACTGGCATATCTATGATTCTTCCCCTTCGATCCCTTTGGGCTGTTATAAAGCTCTTGCCGAAGTTTTAAGAAATGAGAGTGAGAACAGCTTAATGTCTGTATTGAAAAAGGAACAGCTGGTTACAAACTTAGATGTAGAATTCTATAGGAGTTCTTTAAATACTGGAGAATTCTATATTAGTTACCAGCTTACAGAGAAAGGCGATGAACATTATTCTAAAGTTATTGACTATACCTTCCAGTATCTTCGGTATATTCAAGAACATGGTATTCCTAGCTACACTTTAGAAGAAATCTCTACAATTAATGCTTTGAACTACTGTTACAGCTCTAAAGGCCCTCTTTTTGACTTACTTTGTAAACAAATCGTATCCCTAGCGAATGAGGACTTATCCACGTATCCCTACCATACGCTAGTTTATTCCAGATACTCTTCTCAAGACGAGTCTCTTCTGCTTAATTTAGTCTCTGATCCTGAACAAGCTCGCTATGTTTTATCTAGCAAGAACCCTAAAAATTGGGAAGGAGCTAGAGAGCTCTACGACCCTATTTTTAACATGACTTACCATGCAAAAGCACTAGATCATGTTAAGGATTATGGAAAAGTGCCATCGATAGAACACATGGCGCTTCCAAAGCCGAATATATTTATTCCTAAAGAAGTGACCCTTCCTGGAGTGCACTTACTGAAAAAACAAGAATTTCCTTTTGCTCCTGTACTCAGTTACCAAGGCGATAAATTAACTGTGTATCATTGCGAGGACTGCTACTATACAGCACCAAAACTTTCCAGCCAAATTCGCATCCGCTCTGCTCAAATTTCGAGGTCAGCTCCTCAACCTTTAGTTGCTACAGAGCTCTACTGCTTAGCTTTAAACGATCACCTTCTAAGAGAGTATTATCCTGCAACTACAGCAGGTCTTTCATTTACTTGTGGTTTAGGTGGTGATGGTATTGATTTAAGAATTTCGGGGTACGCGGCAACAGTCCCTGGATTACTACATTCTATTTTAACATCGTTACCTAATTTAGAGATCAATGAAGGGACATTCTCAGTATATAAAAAACAACTGTTAGAGCTCTATCAAGGATCTTTGCTCAACTGCCCGATACGTGCTGGGCTTGATCAGGCGATCTCACAAGTTATGAAGGGAACCTACTCTAATACTACCAAGCTGGCTGCTCTTGAGGAACTAACTTTTTCGCAATTCCAGGTGTTTACCTCGAACGTCTTCAATAGTGTACATCTTGAAGCTATGGTGTTAGGGAACCTTTCTGAGGAAGAGAAAAAAGGCTACATCGCTACTTTACAAGCTTTTACGGCATCGCGATCTGCCCATACTATAAAGCCTTTTTATTACGAGCTACAATCTAAGAGGGTTGCTGAGATTCATCATAATTATCCGCTAACTGCAAATGGCATGTTGCTATTACTTCAAGATGAGAATTCCCCATCTATACAAGGAAAAGTTTGTGCAGAGATGCTATTTGAATGGCTACACCACATTACTTTTGAGGAACTTAGAACCCAACAGCAGTTAGGTTATATGGTGGGGGCTCGCTATCAAGAGTTTGCTTCAAGACCTTTTGGATTTCTCTATATCCGTTCAGATGCGTATTCTCCTGAAGAGCTTTTTGATAAAACGTCTACGTTTCTTAAAAAGATCTCAGCTTCTCCTGAGAACTTTGGAATGTCACAAGAAAAATTTGCAAACATACGCAAAGCCTATATCAATAAACTGTTGGAGCCTGAGCATTCCTTAGATATTATGAACTCAGCCTTGTTTTCTTTAGCTTTTGAGCGGCCTTCTGCGGAGTTTTCAACCCCTGATTTGAAGATTGCTGCTGCAAAAGCATTAACATACAAAGATTTCTTAAACTATTGTCAATGTTTTCTTACTAATGAACTGGGGACAAAAACCAGTGTCTATATACGTGGCACTGAGAAGAATACATAA
- a CDS encoding putative Na+/H+ antiporter, which produces MILPSYSYSLKIGAAVLFFCSILHTFLTPWLHTLCQSYEHKKLVFPECWKRYVRLSELFRILSRVEIVFFLWAIPLFCWFLYTEGYRITLAYFNSRNYGFAVFIMVILILLESRPIVYFAERVLSAIAKIGNTSPKSWWWTLMIAPPLLCCLLKETGAMIIGATLLMKHFYVFSPSKRFAYATMGLLFSNISIGGLTSYVSSRALFLIFPTLKWEHSFFLSHFAWKAIIAILVSTTIYYFIFRKEFKKFPDIPNGKDPIGEQVPWWIICVHIVFVSSIILSRSTPLFMGALLLFYLAFQKFTIFYQDPINLPKVCYVGLFYAGLVVFGDLQEWWVLNLMHGLSDFGYMTVSYTLSIFLDNALVNYLVHNLSVATDCYHYLVVVGCMAAGGLTLVSNIPNIVGYLILRPAFPSSAIHMGWLFLGALGPSIISLGVFWLLRNIPEFLYCFFR; this is translated from the coding sequence ATGATCCTGCCTTCATACTCTTATTCTTTAAAAATAGGAGCCGCAGTGCTCTTTTTTTGTTCGATATTGCACACCTTTCTTACTCCCTGGCTTCATACTCTCTGTCAGTCCTACGAACATAAAAAACTTGTTTTCCCAGAATGTTGGAAACGTTATGTCCGCCTATCAGAACTCTTCAGAATCCTAAGTAGAGTGGAAATTGTATTTTTCTTGTGGGCAATTCCGTTGTTCTGCTGGTTTCTATATACCGAAGGTTACAGGATTACCTTGGCCTACTTTAACAGTAGAAACTACGGATTCGCAGTCTTCATTATGGTTATCCTTATTTTACTAGAGTCCCGTCCTATAGTATACTTCGCAGAACGCGTACTCTCCGCAATTGCTAAAATAGGAAATACCTCTCCCAAATCTTGGTGGTGGACATTAATGATAGCGCCCCCACTTCTTTGCTGCCTTCTTAAAGAAACAGGAGCTATGATTATTGGTGCTACTCTGCTTATGAAGCACTTTTATGTATTTTCTCCCTCAAAACGCTTTGCGTATGCTACTATGGGCCTTCTGTTCTCAAACATCTCTATAGGAGGACTTACAAGCTATGTATCCTCAAGAGCCCTCTTTCTGATCTTTCCTACACTAAAATGGGAACACTCGTTTTTTCTTTCCCACTTCGCATGGAAAGCCATAATTGCTATCCTTGTCTCTACAACCATCTATTATTTTATCTTTCGGAAAGAGTTTAAGAAATTCCCAGACATCCCTAATGGCAAAGATCCTATTGGTGAACAAGTACCCTGGTGGATCATCTGTGTGCATATTGTTTTTGTTAGTTCTATAATATTGTCACGATCTACACCTTTGTTCATGGGAGCTCTGCTGCTGTTCTACTTGGCGTTCCAGAAGTTTACTATCTTTTATCAAGATCCTATAAATCTTCCTAAGGTGTGCTATGTAGGACTTTTTTATGCTGGCTTAGTAGTGTTCGGAGATCTTCAAGAATGGTGGGTGCTAAACTTAATGCACGGTCTGTCAGACTTCGGATATATGACAGTTTCTTATACGCTATCTATATTCTTAGATAATGCACTCGTGAATTACCTAGTACATAATCTCTCCGTAGCTACTGATTGCTATCATTATCTTGTAGTTGTAGGTTGTATGGCAGCAGGAGGGCTTACCTTAGTCTCGAATATCCCAAATATTGTGGGATACCTAATCTTAAGGCCAGCATTTCCATCATCGGCAATTCATATGGGGTGGTTGTTTCTTGGAGCCCTAGGACCCTCAATAATTTCCTTGGGAGTATTCTGGTTGTTGAGAAACATCCCAGAATTTCTCTACTGTTTCTTTAGGTGA
- the rbp7 gene encoding reticulate body protein Rbp-7, which produces MSYKITLPEADEKTTTKVEQISKASIFIFSALKEKTSLGDIHGFCQAENSLSVEANKIISVAEHTLVGSFCR; this is translated from the coding sequence ATGTCTTACAAGATTACACTTCCTGAAGCTGATGAAAAGACTACTACAAAAGTAGAGCAAATTTCCAAAGCTTCTATTTTTATATTCTCTGCGCTAAAGGAAAAAACTAGTTTAGGTGATATCCATGGATTTTGCCAAGCAGAAAATTCACTTTCTGTAGAGGCAAATAAAATCATATCTGTGGCTGAACACACACTCGTGGGCTCTTTCTGTAGATAG
- a CDS encoding kinase, which produces MGKGNWKRCPFFFSSGVALGKGRGEQVVSLKKRNHKHKYVLYLDDQGVSTERAYQSLLPQDLSRGNPKAFFYGENDLEKSVFRIRTDLKDKKHMLERIWSPFHSHVLMSGSGATLFVCYPNKFEKDSQAMSHIHSLIKQTQGVPVSCLYRKNQWYSVKQPIYRKSPRVCVQPQI; this is translated from the coding sequence TTGGGCAAAGGAAATTGGAAGCGATGTCCCTTTTTTTTTTCTTCAGGAGTAGCGTTAGGGAAAGGTCGGGGAGAACAGGTCGTTTCTCTAAAAAAACGTAATCATAAGCATAAATATGTTCTTTATCTAGATGATCAAGGGGTCTCCACGGAAAGAGCTTACCAATCCCTACTTCCACAAGACTTGAGTAGAGGAAATCCTAAAGCCTTCTTCTATGGTGAAAATGATTTAGAAAAATCCGTATTTCGTATACGCACAGACTTGAAAGATAAGAAACACATGCTAGAGAGGATATGGAGTCCTTTCCATAGCCATGTGCTTATGTCAGGTTCGGGAGCAACTTTATTTGTTTGCTATCCAAACAAGTTTGAAAAAGATTCCCAGGCAATGTCTCATATTCATAGCCTAATCAAACAAACACAAGGAGTTCCCGTAAGTTGCCTTTATAGAAAAAATCAATGGTATTCTGTAAAACAACCTATCTACAGAAAGAGCCCACGAGTGTGTGTTCAGCCACAGATATGA
- a CDS encoding 4-(cytidine 5'-diphospho)-2-C-methyl-D-erythritol kinase has product MQYFSPAKLNLFLKIWEKRSDNFHELTTLYQAIDFGDTLSLKSSTKDHLVSNVDEMLSPSNLIWKSLAIFRRETQILQPVSWYLNKSIPLQAGLGGGSSNAATALYALNKHFQTNIPATTLQLWAKEIGSDVPFFFLQE; this is encoded by the coding sequence ATGCAATACTTTTCTCCCGCAAAGTTGAACCTTTTTTTAAAAATATGGGAAAAACGTTCCGACAATTTTCATGAGCTTACAACCCTGTATCAAGCTATAGATTTTGGAGACACACTTTCTTTAAAGAGTAGCACAAAGGATCATTTGGTCAGTAATGTCGATGAAATGCTTTCCCCCTCTAATCTCATTTGGAAAAGTCTTGCTATTTTCAGAAGGGAAACACAAATTTTACAACCCGTTTCTTGGTATCTCAATAAATCTATTCCCCTCCAGGCTGGATTAGGAGGAGGTAGCAGTAATGCTGCTACGGCCCTTTACGCCCTTAACAAGCATTTCCAAACAAATATTCCCGCAACTACTTTGCAACTTTGGGCAAAGGAAATTGGAAGCGATGTCCCTTTTTTTTTTCTTCAGGAGTAG
- the rplI gene encoding 50S ribosomal protein L9, producing the protein MKQQLLLLEDVDGLGRSGDLVAALPGYTRNYLIPKKKAVIAGAGTLRLQAKLKEQRLIQAAADKTESERIAEVLKDTVLEFQVRVDPDNNMYGSVTISDIIEEAAKKNIFLVRKNFPHAHYAIKNLGKKSIPLKLKEEVTATLLVEVTSDNEYVTVLAQGKQTEESQEG; encoded by the coding sequence ATGAAACAACAGCTACTTTTACTTGAAGATGTTGATGGGTTAGGACGTAGTGGCGATTTAGTTGCTGCTCTCCCTGGATACACCCGTAACTATCTTATCCCTAAGAAAAAAGCAGTTATTGCTGGTGCAGGGACTCTGCGTTTGCAAGCTAAGCTTAAAGAGCAACGCTTAATACAAGCTGCTGCTGATAAAACAGAATCCGAAAGAATTGCTGAGGTCCTCAAAGATACTGTATTGGAATTCCAAGTACGTGTTGACCCTGATAATAATATGTACGGATCTGTAACCATCTCGGATATTATTGAAGAAGCCGCAAAGAAGAATATTTTCTTGGTTCGTAAAAATTTTCCTCATGCCCACTACGCTATCAAGAATTTGGGCAAGAAAAGCATTCCTTTAAAGCTAAAAGAAGAAGTAACCGCAACTTTATTGGTTGAAGTTACCTCTGATAATGAATACGTCACTGTTTTGGCACAAGGGAAACAAACTGAAGAAAGTCAAGAAGGCTAG
- the rpsR gene encoding 30S ribosomal protein S18 — protein sequence MNKPVHSNEHRRKRFNKKCPFVSAGWKSIDYKDVETLKKFITERGKVLPRRITGVSSRFQGVLSQAIKRARHLGLLPFVGED from the coding sequence ATGAATAAGCCTGTTCATAGTAATGAACACAGAAGGAAGCGTTTTAATAAAAAATGCCCTTTTGTTTCCGCGGGTTGGAAATCAATAGATTATAAGGATGTTGAAACCTTAAAAAAATTTATTACTGAAAGAGGTAAGGTATTACCTAGAAGAATTACGGGTGTTTCTTCCCGTTTCCAAGGCGTGCTATCGCAAGCAATCAAAAGGGCCCGTCATTTAGGATTGTTGCCTTTTGTTGGAGAAGATTAA
- the rpsF gene encoding 30S ribosomal protein S6 translates to MGKKENQLYEGAYVFSVTLSEEARHKALDKVISGITNYGGEIYKIHDQGRKKLAYTIRGAREGYYYFIYFSASPGVISELWKEYHLNEDLLRFMTLRADSVKEVLEFTSLPE, encoded by the coding sequence ATGGGAAAAAAGGAAAATCAACTTTACGAAGGCGCCTATGTGTTTAGCGTCACTCTTAGTGAAGAAGCTAGGCACAAAGCTTTGGATAAGGTTATTTCAGGCATAACTAATTACGGCGGTGAAATTTATAAAATTCACGATCAAGGACGTAAAAAACTAGCATATACTATTCGTGGAGCTAGGGAGGGCTACTACTATTTTATTTATTTTTCTGCCTCTCCTGGAGTAATTTCAGAGCTTTGGAAAGAGTATCATTTAAATGAAGATCTGCTTCGCTTTATGACTCTTAGAGCAGATTCTGTAAAAGAAGTTTTAGAGTTTACCTCTCTACCCGAATAA
- the pth gene encoding aminoacyl-tRNA hydrolase, whose amino-acid sequence MAKLIVAIGNPGREYANTRHNVGFLLADRLVEELHGSPFKPLSKCCALMTLIESSSEPLIFIKPTTFVNLSGKSVILAKKYFNIALSHILVLADDVNRSFGKLRLCFNGGSGGHNGLKSITSSLGSNEYWKLRFGLGRPSEEGAELSKFVLGKFSEEENLQLKSIFIEAAALFTQWCSEF is encoded by the coding sequence ATGGCTAAGCTGATTGTAGCTATAGGGAATCCTGGGCGGGAATATGCAAATACTCGACATAATGTAGGGTTCTTATTAGCTGATAGGTTGGTAGAGGAACTTCATGGCTCGCCATTTAAGCCTTTGTCAAAATGTTGCGCTTTAATGACTCTTATAGAGTCTTCTTCAGAGCCCTTGATTTTTATTAAGCCAACGACTTTTGTCAATTTAAGTGGCAAATCTGTAATTTTGGCTAAAAAGTATTTTAATATTGCTCTTAGTCACATCTTAGTTCTCGCTGATGATGTGAATCGTTCGTTCGGAAAACTTCGCCTTTGTTTTAACGGAGGAAGTGGGGGACACAATGGCCTTAAGAGCATTACTTCCAGTTTAGGTTCGAATGAATACTGGAAATTAAGGTTCGGTCTAGGAAGACCTTCCGAAGAAGGTGCTGAACTATCTAAATTTGTTTTAGGAAAATTCTCTGAAGAAGAAAACCTTCAGTTGAAATCTATATTTATTGAGGCAGCCGCTCTATTTACCCAGTGGTGTTCGGAATTTTAA
- a CDS encoding 50S ribosomal protein L25/general stress protein Ctc, whose amino-acid sequence MELVVTSRETGKKSFLKKIRQRGGIPAVIYSGGKSLANITVDALVFKKFLSNLESDALSSTIFSLSYEGRIVKALVKDIQYQITTYDVIHLDFEELMEDRPVKLNIPIRCINALDCIGVKLGGSLRQVIRSVRVVCKPKDIVPFLELDVQSVGLSQTRKLSDIKIPDGIEPITPLKEVAITVTRR is encoded by the coding sequence ATGGAGCTTGTAGTTACAAGTCGAGAGACTGGTAAGAAATCTTTTCTTAAGAAAATTCGTCAGCGAGGCGGAATTCCTGCTGTAATTTATTCTGGAGGCAAGAGCCTCGCTAATATCACAGTTGATGCACTTGTTTTTAAAAAGTTTTTATCGAATTTAGAAAGTGACGCTCTATCTTCTACGATCTTTTCTTTGTCTTATGAAGGGCGTATAGTCAAAGCTCTAGTTAAAGATATCCAATATCAAATAACGACTTATGATGTCATTCACCTAGATTTTGAAGAACTCATGGAAGATCGTCCTGTAAAGTTGAATATTCCCATTCGTTGTATCAATGCTTTGGACTGTATTGGAGTTAAACTAGGCGGATCTTTAAGACAGGTGATTCGTTCGGTTCGCGTAGTATGCAAACCTAAAGATATTGTGCCTTTTCTAGAACTTGATGTGCAGTCTGTTGGACTCTCTCAAACGAGAAAACTGTCTGATATAAAGATCCCTGATGGCATTGAACCAATTACACCTTTGAAAGAAGTCGCTATAACCGTCACTAGAAGATAA
- the glgA gene encoding glycogen synthase GlgA — MRIVQVAVEFTPIIKVGGLGDAVASLSKELAKQNDVEVLLPYYPFIFKFSLSQILSESSFYYEFLGKQQASAISYSYEGLTLTIIKLDSQIELFSTTSVYSDNNVVRFSAFAAAAAAYLQQADPADIVHLHDWHTGLLAGLLKHSLRPVHPKIVFTIHNFGYRGYCSTQMLAASQIDDIHLSHYQLFRDPQTSVLMKGALYCSDYVTTVSLTYVQEIINDYSDYELHDAILARNSVFSGIINGIDEEVWNPKTDPALVAHYDTSLLNQPEILFTKKEENRTALYEKLGMSLDYFPLICIISRIVEEKGPEFMKEMILHAMENGYAFILIGTSQNDHLLNEFRNLQECLANSPNIRLILDFNDPLARLTYAASDMICIPSHREACGLTQLIAMRYGTVPLVRKTGGLADTVIPGVNGFTFFDTNNFNEFRDMVSNAVATYREEPDIWLNLIEAGMLRASGLDAMAKHYLNLYQSLLS, encoded by the coding sequence ATGAGAATCGTACAAGTCGCTGTAGAATTCACTCCAATCATTAAGGTGGGCGGCCTAGGTGATGCCGTAGCAAGTTTATCAAAGGAGTTGGCAAAACAAAACGACGTGGAGGTACTTCTTCCTTATTATCCTTTTATTTTCAAATTCTCTTTATCCCAAATTCTTTCTGAGTCTTCTTTCTATTATGAATTTTTAGGAAAACAGCAGGCCTCTGCGATTTCTTATTCCTACGAAGGTTTAACGCTTACTATAATTAAATTGGATTCACAAATAGAGCTTTTCTCAACCACGTCGGTATACTCTGATAATAATGTTGTACGTTTCTCTGCTTTCGCAGCTGCAGCTGCAGCTTATCTTCAACAAGCGGATCCTGCTGACATTGTCCACTTGCATGACTGGCATACAGGCTTACTTGCAGGTTTATTAAAGCATTCTCTTCGTCCTGTGCATCCAAAGATTGTCTTTACTATCCATAATTTTGGTTATCGAGGATATTGTAGTACGCAGATGCTTGCTGCGTCACAAATTGACGATATTCATTTAAGTCATTACCAACTATTTCGCGATCCACAAACTTCTGTTCTAATGAAAGGGGCTCTATATTGTTCAGACTACGTTACTACAGTGTCTCTTACTTATGTGCAAGAAATCATAAATGACTATTCTGATTACGAACTTCATGATGCGATTTTAGCAAGAAATTCTGTTTTTTCTGGGATCATCAATGGAATTGATGAAGAAGTTTGGAACCCAAAAACAGATCCTGCTTTAGTGGCACATTACGATACCAGCCTATTAAACCAACCTGAGATCCTATTTACTAAAAAAGAAGAGAACAGGACGGCTTTATATGAAAAGTTAGGGATGAGTTTAGACTACTTTCCTTTGATTTGTATTATCTCGCGCATTGTGGAGGAAAAAGGTCCAGAATTCATGAAAGAGATGATTCTACATGCCATGGAAAACGGCTATGCCTTTATATTGATTGGCACAAGCCAAAACGACCATCTTCTCAATGAGTTCCGTAATTTACAAGAGTGTCTAGCCAATTCACCTAATATCCGTTTGATTTTGGACTTTAATGACCCTTTAGCAAGGCTAACTTATGCTGCTTCTGACATGATCTGCATTCCATCACATAGAGAGGCTTGTGGACTGACACAGCTGATAGCTATGCGTTATGGCACAGTTCCTTTAGTTCGTAAAACTGGGGGACTTGCTGATACAGTGATTCCTGGAGTAAACGGTTTTACTTTCTTTGATACAAATAATTTTAATGAATTTCGGGATATGGTTAGCAATGCTGTAGCTACTTATCGTGAGGAGCCCGATATTTGGTTGAATTTGATTGAGGCGGGCATGCTTCGGGCGTCTGGTTTAGATGCCATGGCTAAGCATTACTTAAACCTTTATCAATCGTTACTGTCATGA